A portion of the Saimiri boliviensis isolate mSaiBol1 chromosome 1, mSaiBol1.pri, whole genome shotgun sequence genome contains these proteins:
- the FSHR gene encoding follicle-stimulating hormone receptor isoform X3, with protein sequence MEASLTYPSHCCAFANWRRQISELHPICNKSILRQEVDDMTQAKGQRVSPAEYDESSYSREFDIMYSEFDYGLCNEVVHVTCSPEPDAFNPCEDIMGYNILRILIWFISILAITGNIVVLVILTTSQYKLTVSRFLMCNLAFADLCIGIYLLLIASVDIHTKSQYHNYAIDWQTGGGCDAAGFFTVFASELSVYTLTAITLERWYTITHAMQLDCKVQLRHAASVMVVGWIFAFAAALFPIFGISSYMKVSICLPMDIDSPLSQLYVMSLLVLNVLAFVVICGCYTHIYLTVRNPNIVSSSSDTRIAKRMAMLIFTDFVCMAPISFFAISASLKVPLITVSKAKILLVLFYPINSCANPFLYAIFTKNFRRDFFILLSKFGCYKMQAQIYKTETSSIAHNSHPRNGHCSSAPRVTNGSSHILVPLSHLTQKQKM encoded by the coding sequence ctCTGAGCTTCATCCAATTTGCAACAAATCAATTTTAAGGCAAGAAGTTGATGATATGACTCAGGCTAAGGGTCAGAGAGTCTCCCCGGCAGAATACGATGAGTCCAGTTACAGCAGAGAATTTGACATAATGTACAGTGAGTTTGATTATGGTTTATGCAATGAAGTGGTTCATGTGACCTGCTCCCCTGAGCCAGATGCATTCAACCCATGTGAAGATATTATGGGGTACAACATCCTCAGAATCCTGATATGGTTTATCAGCATCCTGGCCATCACTGGGAACATCGTAGTGCTGGTGATCCTAACTACCAGCCAATATAAACTCACAGTCTCCCGGTTCCTTATGTGCAACCTGGCCTTTGCTGATCTCTGCATTGGAATCTACCTGCTGCTTATTGCCTCAGTTGATATCCATACCAAGAGCCAATATCACAACTATGCCATTGACTGGCAAACTGGAGGAGGCTGTGATGCTGCTGGCTTTTTCACTGTCTTTGCCAGTGAGCTGTCAGTGTACACTCTGACAGCCATCACCTTGGAAAGATGGTATACCATCACCCATGCCATGCAGCTGGACTGCAAGGTACAGCTCCGTCATGCTGCCAGTGTCATGGTGGTGGGCTGGATCTTTGCTTTTGCAGCTGCCCTCTTTCCCATCTTTGGCATCAGCAGCTACATGAAGGTAAGCATCTGCCTGCCCATGGATATCGACAGCCCTTTGTCACAGCTGTATGTCATGTCCCTTCTTGTGCTCAATGTCCTGGCCTTTGTGGTCATCTGTGGCTGCTACACCCACATCTACCTCACAGTGCGGAACCCCAACATCGTGTCCTCCTCTAGTGACACCAGGATCGCCAAGCGCATGGCCATGCTGATCTTCACCGACTTTGTCTGCATGGCacccatttctttctttgccaTTTCTGCCTCCCTCAAGGTGCCCCTCATTACTGTGTCCAAGGCAAAGATCCTCCTGGTCCTGTTTTACCCCATCAACTCCTGTGCCAACCCCTTCCTCTATGCCATCTTTACCAAAAACTTCCGCAGAGATTTCTTCATTCTGCTGAGCAAGTTTGGCTGCTACAAAATGCAAGCCCAAATTTATAAGACAGAAACCTCATCCATTGCCCACAACTCCCATCCAAGGAATGGCCACTGCTCTTCAGCTCCCAGAGTCACCAATGGTTCCAGTCACATACTTGTCCCTCTAAGTCATTTGACCCAaaagcaaaaaatgtaa